The Nakaseomyces glabratus chromosome H, complete sequence genome segment CTGCCATGAGATTAATAGTACCATTACATTCTTTTGCTTTAATTAGAAAGTGCCTGGATTTGACGCCAGTAATGAAGCAAATTTATATGCACAACTGGGTTGGAATGAATGAAACCATGCAATTAATATGCTGTGACTGGGAGTCATTAAGAGAGAGTACAACTTATGCTTTGAATATCATCGATTTTTGGGTTATCACAATGGATGGTTTAAGAAATCAATCTATTGGTGGGACCCCGATTTTCACAATAACCTGCATTTTCTCTGCTGTATTAATTGTTGCCGAGTACATGAAACATTTAGAGGATTGGTCAAATGATGTTTCCTCCGATATAAACTCCCAACCTAACCTAAAAGTCTCTGATAGAATACTATGGTTCAAGATCTTCAAAGTCCTGAAGAAGGTAGAAGGTCATTTGTCTAGCAGAGACGTTGGATCAGAAACTTATTCACAGTTTTTGAGAACACAAGCTAATGGAGCCTTGGACATCGGTTCACTAGATGAGGCATACATTGAATCTGCTACTAAACCAGATAGGGAAATCAGTGAAACTCTAGAGGTTATCAAGAACTCACGATTATCTACCAGATCACTTTATTTTGGTGTTCGGATCTTAGGTGATGCACCTGTGTGGCCTATTGCTATTCTATTTGCGTTGGCTTTGCAATGTAGAGCAATCCACATGGAGAAATCCGCAGACAAGACTTTACTGCATTAAAGAATGATGCTTATTTCGTTGAATGTAGATTAAACTACATCTAGACTATTTCCACAAGTAATGAGAGTCTTGTAATGTGCAAAATATGCTGCTTGCTGTCTTACTGATTTTTTAtgacttttttttagttcccgaactctttcaatttaacaattgaaaattttaTAGACATCATTATGAACTTATAGATTAATATAGAAATTAGATTATTATTCACATTTTACcaaattataaatattactCTTAATGTCTATCAGCAATTTTGTTAGAGATGCTATTTTGCCTCTGATCTCCGTACCTTAAAGTTCGCATCAGGCacatgaaaaatttcaaaattttgcgatgagctaaaATGCCACAACatagaaatatattgaagCAGTGTATTACTCATACCCCGATACGCTATATTGTTGTACACATACATCAAGATATTGTTATCTAACCTAGAGAGGTAGtattataaattattaaaagTTGTGGTCCTCAAAATCTTTGAGTTTAGCTATTAAGACACTCATAATCATGcctgaaaagaaattgccAATGAAACTGAAGGGCAGGGAGCTTTTTGAGAAAATTGGAAATCCTAGGCACATTGTAGCTCCCATGGTGGATCAATCTGAACTGGCTTGGAGGGTACTATCTAGAAGATATGGTGCCACATTGTGTTACACACCGATGTTTCACGCCAAACTATTTGCTACATctgaaaaatatagaagGGAAATGTGGTGCGATCTGGATGGCGACTCTAAATTGGATAGGCCTTTAGTGGTTCAGTTTTGTGCTAATGATCCAGAGTATTTACTACAGGCGGCGAAGCTCGTGGAAGATAAATGTGATGCCGTCGATTTAAACTTAGGGTGCCCTCAAGGTATCGCCAAAAAAGGACATTATGGTTCGTTTTTAATGGAAGAATGGGATTTAATCCATAAACTAATCAAAACATTACAtgaaaatttgaatatacCAGTCACAGCTAAAATAAGAGTATTCCCGGATAGACAGAAAACATTGGATTATGCAAAAATGGTTCTAGATGCCGGCGCTCAATTTTTGACTGTTCATGGGAGACTTCGAGAACAAAAAGGCCAACAAACTGGTTTAGCTGATTGGGATATCATTAAATATCTGAGAGAGAATTTACCGGATAATACGGTCTTCTTTGCTAATGgtaatattctttatcCTGAAGATATTGACAGGTGTATTTCTCAAATTAAATGCGATGCAGTGATGAGTGCGGAGGGTAATCTATATAATCCTGGCGTGTTCAATGTGCATTACATTGGTGATAAAGATAAAACATATCCTCGTGTCGACGTGCTATTAAGAGAGTATTTTGAGATAATAAGAAATGAGTGTAAGGAATCACTAGCATCTCGTAAAGCAATGAAATCACACTTTTTCAAGCTGCTCAGACCATTTTTACCACATTATACAGATATTAGGAGCAATATTGCTGCATTAAACGCTAAATCAGATTTAAAAGAATGGGAAGATAAGGTTGTAATACCAGTAGAAGAAGCGGTACAGGAGCTTTTCAAAAACCCAGACATTGAAGATATGATAATTACGCATGATAAGGAACTATGGGGCGGTTCATACAAGACAATTCCGTACTGGAGGTGCCAGCCTTACTTTAGGCCGGTGAACGGTGTGACCGGTGACAAACGTATAGTACAAGAGTTAGAGtccaagaaaagaaaagcagAATTTTCTCTAGACAGTCAAAAGGAGAAAGAGTTTAAGACAGAGTAAGTTTTAACTGAATAGTTCGTCTTAGATCATTATAGAAAAATCACAACATACTCTATAAATTTCTCGCTAACTATGTTCGAACGTGTATATTtcaattcaaatttttaGATACTATCCATGTCTACAGCCCTCTAAAAATCGAACATTCCATACTGCTGATTTGCCTCCCGGGATCGTTTAGACCCCAAGAATCCAAGATATGTTTTAGCTGACAGGGTGCATGGCTACTCCGTGATTTACCATATGTCCATCGCATTCGTCATGGC includes the following:
- the DUS1 gene encoding tRNA dihydrouridine synthase (CAGL0H04235g~Ortholog(s) have tRNA dihydrouridine synthase activity, role in tRNA modification and mitochondrion, nucleus localization) gives rise to the protein MPEKKLPMKLKGRELFEKIGNPRHIVAPMVDQSELAWRVLSRRYGATLCYTPMFHAKLFATSEKYRREMWCDLDGDSKLDRPLVVQFCANDPEYLLQAAKLVEDKCDAVDLNLGCPQGIAKKGHYGSFLMEEWDLIHKLIKTLHENLNIPVTAKIRVFPDRQKTLDYAKMVLDAGAQFLTVHGRLREQKGQQTGLADWDIIKYLRENLPDNTVFFANGNILYPEDIDRCISQIKCDAVMSAEGNLYNPGVFNVHYIGDKDKTYPRVDVLLREYFEIIRNECKESLASRKAMKSHFFKLLRPFLPHYTDIRSNIAALNAKSDLKEWEDKVVIPVEEAVQELFKNPDIEDMIITHDKELWGGSYKTIPYWRCQPYFRPVNGVTGDKRIVQELESKKRKAEFSLDSQKEKEFKTE